Proteins from a genomic interval of Alphaproteobacteria bacterium:
- a CDS encoding threonine ammonia-lyase — MTVTYKDVERAALLLKGVAVDTPVAEAAFFSKKFGNSVFLKLENLQVTGSFKARGTYIKLCSLSSKEKEKGVIAMSAGNHAQGVAHHAQSLGINSLIIMPEGTPLIKVEQTLQYGAEVLLKGNTFVESSKIAEEMAHKTGRALIHPYDDPKVIAGNGTIGLEMLQQCPDLDVLIVPVGGGGLMAGISIVARTVNPKIELIGVESEVFPSMHNKLYSHNAPVGLKTTLAEGIAIKVPGELTQDILTEQGVEIRVVKESLIEEAIDQFLTHEHIVVEGAAAAPLALLLNDPEPFRGKRVGLVISGGNIDARVLASILMRGLVRKGTLIRILVEIKDNPGVLAKVSHIIGLHGANIIKVEHQRIFQAASAKAAELEFMLETQNRTHAQKIIAALNDGEFPTRLVEEDVG; from the coding sequence ATGACGGTGACGTATAAGGATGTTGAAAGAGCAGCATTGTTGCTCAAAGGAGTTGCGGTTGATACGCCCGTGGCGGAGGCTGCCTTTTTCTCTAAGAAGTTTGGGAATAGCGTTTTTTTGAAGCTGGAAAATCTCCAAGTAACAGGTTCTTTCAAGGCGCGTGGCACCTATATCAAGCTTTGCTCATTGTCTTCCAAGGAGAAAGAGAAGGGTGTGATTGCCATGTCAGCGGGGAATCATGCACAAGGGGTAGCACACCACGCTCAAAGTCTAGGAATTAACTCGCTTATTATTATGCCGGAAGGAACGCCGCTTATTAAGGTGGAACAAACCCTTCAATATGGAGCAGAGGTGCTTTTAAAGGGAAACACCTTTGTAGAGTCAAGCAAGATTGCCGAGGAAATGGCCCATAAAACAGGCAGAGCGCTCATTCATCCTTATGATGATCCTAAAGTAATTGCTGGGAATGGCACTATTGGATTGGAAATGTTGCAACAATGCCCTGATTTAGATGTGTTGATTGTGCCAGTAGGAGGGGGTGGCCTTATGGCTGGCATTTCAATTGTGGCACGTACTGTCAACCCAAAGATTGAACTCATCGGCGTAGAATCTGAAGTATTTCCAAGCATGCACAATAAATTATATTCTCATAATGCTCCTGTGGGTTTGAAAACAACTTTGGCTGAGGGTATTGCCATTAAGGTGCCGGGTGAATTGACACAAGACATCCTTACGGAGCAGGGGGTGGAGATTCGTGTCGTCAAAGAGTCTCTTATTGAAGAAGCCATAGATCAATTTCTGACCCATGAACACATTGTGGTAGAAGGGGCAGCAGCAGCTCCGTTAGCCCTCTTGTTAAACGATCCAGAGCCCTTTAGGGGTAAACGGGTCGGGCTGGTTATCAGTGGTGGGAACATTGATGCGCGGGTCTTGGCGTCAATCCTAATGAGAGGATTAGTTCGGAAGGGAACACTCATTCGTATTTTGGTCGAAATTAAGGATAATCCTGGAGTGTTGGCAAAAGTCTCTCATATCATAGGTCTTCATGGGGCTAATATCATCAAAGTAGAACATCAGCGGATTTTTCAAGCGGCCTCAGCAAAAGCTGCTGAATTGGAATTTATGCTGGAAACGCAAAATAGAACCCATGCCCAAAAGATTATTGCGGCCTTAAATGATGGAGAGTTTCCCACACGACTTGTAGAGGAGGATGTGGGGTAG
- a CDS encoding ferrochelatase produces MPSTTCHFPNEYAQTSTKKVGALIVNLGTPDAPDFWSIRRYLKEFLSDRRVVDVPVLLWKVILNLLILTFRPSKVAKLYKSIWRQDTNESPLRYYTREQGEKLAAAYEDVPNFQVAWAMRYGNPSIESQIKKLQADGCQRLVVVPLYPQYSATTTASVNDQVFRCLMKMRWQPTVRIADPYHDHPSYIDALANSITRHLRSLDWQPEKILASFHGLPKAYFQKGDPYSCFCQKTVRLLQQALQEGVPPVEITFQSRMGPREWLRPYTDETIQKLAQDGIKRLAVITPGFASDCLETLEEIQIRGRDLFLENGGIHFTQIPCLNDGPDAIKLLKDIVDQTSLRWNE; encoded by the coding sequence ATCCCTTCGACCACATGCCATTTTCCAAATGAGTATGCCCAGACCTCAACAAAAAAGGTCGGTGCTCTTATTGTGAACTTAGGGACACCGGATGCTCCTGATTTTTGGTCAATCCGTCGTTATCTGAAAGAGTTTCTCTCTGATCGTCGTGTAGTGGATGTACCGGTCCTTTTGTGGAAAGTGATTTTGAATCTGCTTATTTTAACGTTTCGGCCCTCTAAGGTGGCCAAGCTTTATAAATCCATATGGCGGCAAGATACCAATGAATCGCCCTTACGGTATTATACGCGGGAACAAGGAGAGAAACTGGCAGCAGCTTATGAAGATGTCCCAAATTTTCAGGTGGCATGGGCTATGCGCTACGGGAACCCGAGCATCGAAAGCCAAATCAAAAAGCTTCAGGCCGATGGATGCCAGCGTTTAGTCGTTGTTCCACTCTATCCCCAATATTCGGCCACCACCACGGCCAGCGTTAACGACCAAGTCTTTCGCTGTCTCATGAAGATGCGTTGGCAGCCTACGGTAAGGATTGCGGATCCTTACCATGATCATCCCAGCTACATTGACGCTTTGGCCAATAGCATTACCCGGCATCTGAGATCACTGGATTGGCAGCCCGAGAAAATCTTGGCGTCCTTTCATGGCCTTCCCAAGGCATATTTCCAAAAGGGAGACCCCTATTCCTGTTTTTGCCAAAAGACAGTGCGTTTGTTGCAGCAAGCTTTACAAGAGGGGGTTCCTCCTGTTGAGATTACGTTTCAATCGCGCATGGGCCCCCGTGAATGGTTAAGGCCCTATACCGATGAGACCATTCAAAAATTGGCCCAAGATGGTATAAAAAGACTTGCGGTCATCACGCCTGGGTTTGCTTCCGATTGTCTAGAAACCTTGGAAGAGATCCAAATCCGCGGCCGTGATCTCTTTTTAGAAAATGGAGGAATCCATTTTACGCAGATTCCGTGTTTAAACGATGGTCCTGACGCCATAAAATTGTTAAAAGATATCGTGGATCAAACATCACTGAGATGGAATGAGTAA
- a CDS encoding amino acid transporter, protein MLNSIILNECLGPLITGCCTGGSLIVAIGAQNAFVLSQGLKRQFVFVVALLCALIDALLISAGVAGFGCLVQQSPYVVIIATWGGAIFLFFYGLRSFLSAAKHNALTVDEAQSVGTLSGVIFTLLALSFLNPHVYLDTVVLIGSIATQYSDMGRVAFATGAIISSFVWFFSLAYGSVFLRPLFQKPIAWQILDTLIGITMWAIAGVLIWNMYFS, encoded by the coding sequence ATGTTGAATTCTATTATTTTAAATGAGTGTCTTGGCCCTCTCATAACAGGGTGTTGTACCGGGGGCAGTCTTATCGTTGCCATTGGGGCTCAAAATGCTTTTGTTTTGAGTCAGGGGTTGAAGCGTCAGTTTGTTTTTGTGGTGGCCCTTTTGTGCGCCCTAATTGACGCCTTGCTTATTTCTGCAGGGGTGGCTGGATTCGGATGCTTGGTCCAGCAAAGTCCCTATGTGGTGATCATTGCGACATGGGGCGGCGCCATTTTCCTCTTCTTTTATGGGCTGAGGTCTTTTTTATCGGCGGCCAAACACAACGCACTTACCGTGGACGAGGCCCAATCAGTGGGAACCTTATCAGGCGTTATTTTTACGTTGTTGGCTTTAAGCTTTCTAAATCCCCACGTTTATTTGGATACCGTTGTGCTGATTGGAAGCATTGCCACCCAATATTCAGATATGGGTCGTGTTGCCTTTGCAACTGGAGCTATTATTTCTTCCTTTGTTTGGTTTTTCAGCCTTGCCTATGGATCTGTTTTTCTCCGGCCTCTGTTCCAAAAGCCCATTGCCTGGCAAATCTTGGATACTCTTATCGGCATCACCATGTGGGCAATTGCTGGTGTGTTGATTTGGAATATGTATTTTTCCTAG
- a CDS encoding MFS transporter translates to MTHKAQTKAIPNPKPDSSIVSKGDGGLEIESEPEYTNIHRPLHGTRLVPPYCRKSTAAALIGNILEHYDSALYGFLAPILAPLFFPSDDLIISLMLAYALLPLGIISRIGGSLIFGRMGDKQGRKRALSLSIFGMAIITGSMGLLPTYDTVGMWAPAGLALCRILQGLFASGESLGGAQFLLEHHGEAKKGLLSSLYSASTILGILGASAAVVLLTYFSLNWRYLYGVGFMTGFAGIFLRLQSKESPEFLASQAVLSLESLPTSVQLYWREIFCLIVVSGYSYITYALSFQFINGFVPLVTSITLSELMVMNTLLLVGDMFLLPVFGFLADRYSHHKLMISSLLVSLIIAVPLFSNLEGASLWHIIALRTGIVFMGVWFSAPFHAWAKELFPVRCRYTLISLGYSIGTPLIGSSTSVICLWMWHETHLTQVPGLYWFFWSVICLVALNWIRAHQKSLTNPTG, encoded by the coding sequence ATGACACATAAGGCACAGACGAAAGCTATTCCCAATCCTAAACCCGATTCAAGTATAGTTTCCAAAGGAGACGGGGGCCTTGAAATTGAATCAGAGCCTGAATATACCAATATTCACCGGCCCCTCCATGGGACTAGGTTGGTTCCGCCATATTGTCGAAAATCTACGGCCGCGGCCCTTATAGGAAATATTCTAGAGCACTATGATAGTGCTTTGTATGGATTTCTGGCCCCAATTCTAGCGCCTCTTTTCTTTCCATCAGATGACCTTATTATCTCTCTGATGTTGGCCTATGCTCTTTTGCCTCTAGGCATTATTTCTCGTATAGGAGGATCTCTAATATTTGGAAGAATGGGTGACAAACAGGGGCGAAAAAGGGCTCTATCTCTTTCTATCTTTGGAATGGCCATTATCACGGGAAGTATGGGGCTTTTACCAACATATGACACCGTTGGTATGTGGGCACCCGCAGGACTTGCCTTGTGCCGCATTTTGCAGGGGCTTTTTGCTTCGGGAGAATCCCTGGGTGGGGCTCAGTTTTTGTTAGAACATCACGGGGAAGCTAAGAAGGGCCTTCTGAGTAGCCTCTATAGCGCTTCAACTATTTTAGGGATATTGGGGGCCTCAGCAGCAGTGGTATTGCTCACCTATTTCTCTCTAAATTGGCGTTATCTTTATGGCGTTGGGTTTATGACAGGTTTTGCAGGCATTTTTTTACGTCTCCAATCTAAAGAATCACCTGAGTTTTTGGCTTCTCAAGCTGTCCTTTCCCTTGAATCGCTCCCAACTAGCGTCCAACTTTATTGGAGAGAAATTTTTTGTCTCATCGTTGTTTCCGGATACTCGTATATTACATATGCTCTCTCCTTTCAGTTTATTAATGGCTTCGTGCCACTCGTCACGTCTATTACCCTGTCAGAGCTTATGGTGATGAATACGCTGCTTCTCGTTGGCGACATGTTTCTATTGCCTGTTTTCGGTTTTCTGGCAGATCGATATTCACATCATAAATTAATGATATCTTCCCTCCTTGTAAGCCTGATCATCGCGGTTCCGCTCTTTTCAAATTTGGAGGGGGCTTCTTTGTGGCACATAATTGCCTTACGGACAGGGATTGTCTTTATGGGAGTCTGGTTTAGTGCCCCCTTTCATGCCTGGGCAAAAGAGCTCTTTCCAGTGCGGTGTCGGTACACACTCATTTCTCTGGGATACTCTATTGGGACGCCGCTCATTGGGAGCTCCACATCAGTGATTTGTCTCTGGATGTGGCACGAAACCCATTTGACCCAAGTTCCAGGGCTGTATTGGTTCTTTTGGTCAGTTATATGTTTGGTCGCTTTGAATTGGATTAGAGCCCATCAAAAATCACTGACAAATCCTACTGGGTAA
- a CDS encoding enoyl-CoA hydratase/isomerase family protein gives MSENQPPILSKVENNIGWITLNRPQALNALSMEMFQTIYQLLREWEPNPDVHAVVIQGAGDKAFCAGGDVKAVYDAKMSYYEDIPNAPPQSLMQQVFRQEYTLNHLIATYPKPYIAILDGIVMGGGMGISIHGSHRIVTEKVRMAMPETAIGFFPDVGASYFLTHLPSGKVGFYLAMTSKVIGDRDAIYTNLATHFVPSNQIPTLLEALAKADLSQNSRQTIAELIEWVATPPIGQSFIQPNQSLIDRVFAQKDTLAIYEILEYQNSQWATDTMNELRTKSPTSLRVTFEEMRRGATLTLAQCFEMEYRLSQHFMEGHDFFEGVRAALVDKDKRPVWKPRNLEGVSDKDVEAYFKPCKAGDLEL, from the coding sequence ATGTCTGAGAATCAGCCACCTATCCTCTCAAAGGTAGAAAACAATATCGGCTGGATAACCCTAAACCGCCCCCAGGCTCTGAATGCCCTCTCCATGGAAATGTTCCAAACCATTTACCAACTGTTACGTGAATGGGAACCCAATCCAGATGTTCATGCGGTTGTCATCCAAGGAGCTGGTGACAAGGCTTTCTGCGCTGGGGGAGATGTGAAAGCTGTCTATGACGCTAAAATGAGTTACTATGAAGACATCCCCAATGCCCCTCCGCAAAGCCTTATGCAACAAGTGTTCCGCCAAGAGTACACGCTGAACCATTTGATTGCGACCTACCCTAAACCCTATATTGCCATTTTAGACGGTATTGTCATGGGCGGAGGTATGGGCATTTCCATTCATGGCTCTCACCGAATCGTAACTGAAAAAGTCCGCATGGCCATGCCTGAAACGGCCATTGGATTCTTTCCCGATGTGGGAGCCTCTTACTTTTTGACCCATTTGCCCTCTGGGAAAGTTGGCTTCTATTTGGCCATGACCAGCAAAGTTATCGGCGATAGGGATGCCATATATACCAATCTGGCCACTCATTTTGTCCCTTCTAATCAAATTCCGACCCTGCTAGAAGCCCTGGCAAAAGCAGACCTGTCGCAAAACAGTCGCCAAACTATTGCCGAGCTTATTGAGTGGGTGGCCACACCTCCTATTGGTCAATCATTTATACAACCAAACCAGAGCCTGATTGATCGCGTGTTTGCTCAAAAGGATACTTTGGCTATCTATGAAATTCTTGAGTACCAAAATTCTCAATGGGCAACAGACACCATGAACGAGCTTCGAACAAAATCCCCCACAAGTCTCCGTGTAACTTTCGAGGAGATGCGCCGTGGAGCAACCTTAACCCTCGCCCAATGTTTTGAGATGGAATACCGCCTCAGTCAGCATTTCATGGAGGGCCACGACTTTTTCGAAGGCGTTCGGGCAGCGCTTGTGGACAAAGATAAACGCCCCGTTTGGAAACCCCGAAACCTTGAGGGCGTTTCAGATAAAGACGTAGAAGCCTATTTCAAACCCTGCAAAGCAGGCGATTTGGAATTGTAG
- a CDS encoding acyl-CoA dehydrogenase has protein sequence MDFSLTEDQQSIQRLALEFAQNELAPHAQEWDEKCHFPKPTLKKAAALGFSGIYVKDDIGGCDLSRLDAILIFESLSQGCVSTAAYLSIHNMVCWMMDHYGNEDQRKKWLPKLINMDHFSSYCLTEPGSGSDAASLKTKAVKDGDHYVLNGSKAFISGGGESDVYLCMVRTGEDGPKGISCLIVENGTKGLSFGKKEKKMGWNSQPTTMVQFDNCHVPIQNLLGSEGDGFKIAMEGLNGGRLNIAACSLGGAQSALNAAQEHMAERVQFGKHLSEFQGLQFMFSDMATELEAARLMVYKGGIALSKQEHNAPLQCAMAKRFATDVGFRVANEALQLFGGYGYIKEYNIERIVRDLRVHQILEGTNEIMRLIIARHLLGRN, from the coding sequence TTGGATTTTTCACTTACTGAAGATCAACAATCCATCCAACGACTTGCCTTGGAATTTGCCCAGAATGAGCTGGCGCCCCATGCCCAGGAATGGGATGAAAAATGTCATTTTCCAAAGCCAACCCTTAAAAAAGCTGCGGCCCTCGGATTTTCCGGAATTTATGTAAAAGACGACATCGGGGGATGCGATCTCTCTCGGCTAGATGCCATTTTGATTTTCGAGTCTCTGTCCCAGGGATGCGTCTCCACAGCAGCCTATCTATCCATCCACAATATGGTGTGCTGGATGATGGATCACTATGGAAACGAAGATCAGCGCAAAAAATGGCTCCCCAAACTCATTAATATGGATCACTTTTCCAGCTATTGCCTGACCGAGCCCGGATCAGGTTCCGATGCCGCCTCATTAAAGACTAAGGCCGTTAAGGATGGCGACCATTATGTCCTGAACGGCTCTAAGGCTTTTATTTCTGGTGGTGGAGAAAGTGATGTTTATTTGTGCATGGTCCGTACGGGCGAGGATGGCCCCAAGGGAATTTCATGCTTAATTGTGGAAAACGGCACCAAAGGCCTCAGCTTTGGCAAAAAAGAGAAAAAAATGGGATGGAACAGCCAACCCACTACCATGGTGCAATTCGATAACTGTCATGTTCCAATCCAAAATCTGTTGGGATCCGAAGGGGATGGATTCAAGATCGCCATGGAGGGCCTGAATGGTGGACGTCTTAACATCGCAGCCTGCTCTCTGGGCGGGGCACAAAGTGCTTTAAATGCAGCCCAAGAACACATGGCAGAGCGAGTCCAATTTGGGAAACATTTAAGTGAGTTCCAAGGACTTCAGTTCATGTTTTCCGATATGGCGACTGAATTGGAAGCCGCTCGGCTTATGGTTTACAAAGGCGGCATCGCTCTCTCAAAGCAGGAACACAATGCGCCCCTCCAATGTGCCATGGCGAAAAGATTTGCCACCGATGTGGGCTTTCGTGTTGCCAATGAAGCGCTTCAACTGTTTGGCGGGTACGGCTATATTAAGGAATACAACATAGAGCGTATCGTCAGAGACTTGCGCGTCCATCAAATCCTGGAAGGCACCAACGAAATCATGCGTCTTATTATTGCGCGCCACCTATTGGGGCGGAACTAA
- the hemB gene encoding porphobilinogen synthase: protein MRRNRRDDWSRRMVRETILSVDDLIWPIFIREDGTEGEVPSMPGARRLTVTEVVEAAREAENIGIPAIALFPYTNPDKKCAEGKEALNSDNLICQAIRAIKKACPSLGVIADVALDPYTSHGHDGVLRGYHVANDESVEILCQQALVQAEAGVDIISPSDMMDGRIGALRKALDGKGFEHVRLMSYAAKYASGFYGPFRDAVGSKGNLAGASKATYQMDPGNTDEALREVALDIQEGADMVIVKPGLPYLDIVRRVKDSFNVPIFAYQISGEYAMIKAAAQNGWLDHDRVMLETLLAFKRAGCSGIWTYFALEAAKILTAD from the coding sequence TTGCGTCGTAATCGGCGGGATGATTGGTCTCGACGTATGGTTCGAGAAACAATCCTTTCAGTTGACGATCTCATCTGGCCCATTTTTATACGGGAAGATGGGACCGAGGGAGAGGTGCCATCCATGCCTGGGGCGAGAAGGTTAACTGTAACGGAAGTGGTTGAGGCAGCTAGAGAGGCAGAGAATATTGGAATTCCTGCAATTGCGCTATTTCCCTATACAAATCCCGACAAAAAATGTGCAGAAGGAAAAGAGGCTCTTAACTCTGATAACCTGATTTGCCAAGCCATCCGAGCCATTAAGAAGGCGTGTCCATCATTGGGCGTTATTGCAGATGTGGCCCTAGACCCTTATACAAGCCATGGTCATGACGGAGTCTTAAGGGGGTATCATGTGGCCAATGATGAAAGCGTCGAAATTCTGTGTCAGCAAGCGTTAGTGCAAGCCGAAGCGGGTGTTGATATCATTTCGCCATCGGATATGATGGATGGCCGGATAGGGGCTTTGCGCAAGGCTCTCGATGGCAAAGGCTTTGAACATGTACGGCTCATGTCCTATGCCGCCAAGTATGCTTCGGGTTTTTATGGCCCTTTTCGGGATGCGGTTGGATCCAAAGGAAACTTGGCCGGGGCCAGTAAGGCGACATATCAAATGGATCCGGGGAATACGGATGAAGCCTTACGGGAAGTGGCATTGGATATTCAGGAAGGAGCAGACATGGTGATTGTCAAGCCAGGTCTTCCTTATTTGGACATCGTGAGGCGTGTGAAGGATTCCTTTAATGTTCCAATATTTGCCTATCAGATCAGTGGAGAATACGCCATGATCAAGGCAGCGGCTCAAAATGGTTGGCTTGATCATGACCGTGTTATGCTTGAGACGCTCCTGGCTTTTAAGCGCGCAGGTTGCAGCGGCATATGGACTTACTTTGCTTTAGAAGCGGCAAAAATATTGACAGCAGATTAG